Proteins from a genomic interval of Anaerobaca lacustris:
- a CDS encoding GTPase — protein MPANLTPDYHKAEEWYRSASTNEEKILALEEMLAVMPKHKGTEHLQADLKRKLSQLKDAATQPKKGGKHVDVFHVPPTGAGQVVLLGTPNSGKSAILAALTNAKVNVADFPFATHAPVPGMVKYEDVQIQLVDMPPITADYIAPGQVGTYRNCDLIAIVVDLSQDVEEQLLILLDFLETRKLLAGAETPAVDDQACPEQGRGGNVLGRKVFCLCTKADIAADGALELAKESCDHPLEFVTISTETGEGLDAFRKYLFDALEIIRVYAKPPGKPADMNDPFTLPAGATVHDLARTIHRELAEKLKSAKCWGTGVYDGQNVQLTHVLHDRDIVELHFG, from the coding sequence ATGCCGGCGAACCTGACACCAGATTACCATAAGGCGGAAGAGTGGTACCGCAGTGCTTCGACGAACGAGGAGAAGATCCTCGCGCTGGAGGAGATGCTGGCGGTGATGCCCAAGCACAAGGGGACCGAGCATCTCCAGGCGGACCTGAAGCGCAAGCTCAGCCAGCTCAAAGACGCGGCCACGCAGCCGAAGAAGGGCGGCAAGCACGTGGACGTCTTCCACGTCCCGCCAACGGGGGCCGGACAGGTGGTCCTGCTGGGGACCCCGAACTCCGGCAAGAGCGCCATTCTCGCGGCGCTGACCAACGCGAAGGTCAACGTGGCCGACTTCCCTTTCGCCACGCACGCGCCAGTGCCCGGCATGGTCAAGTACGAGGACGTACAGATTCAGCTTGTGGACATGCCGCCGATCACCGCCGACTACATCGCGCCGGGCCAGGTGGGCACCTATCGCAACTGCGATCTGATCGCAATCGTCGTGGACCTCTCGCAGGACGTCGAAGAGCAACTGCTGATCCTGCTCGACTTCCTGGAGACGCGCAAGCTGCTGGCCGGCGCGGAGACTCCGGCGGTGGACGACCAGGCCTGCCCCGAGCAAGGTCGAGGGGGCAACGTCCTCGGCCGCAAAGTGTTTTGCCTGTGCACCAAGGCCGACATCGCAGCCGACGGGGCGCTGGAGTTGGCGAAGGAGTCGTGCGATCATCCGCTGGAATTCGTGACGATCTCGACGGAGACGGGCGAGGGACTGGACGCCTTCCGGAAGTACCTGTTCGACGCACTCGAAATCATTCGCGTCTACGCCAAACCGCCGGGCAAGCCGGCCGATATGAACGATCCGTTCACGCTGCCGGCAGGGGCGACCGTGCACGACCTGGCGCGGACGATCCACCGGGAACTGGCCGAGAAGCTCAAGAGCGCCAAGTGCTGGGGCACCGGCGTCTACGACGGGCAGAACGTCCAGCTCACCCACGTCCTCCACGACAGGGACATCGTCGAACTGCACTTCGGCTGA
- a CDS encoding 3-isopropylmalate dehydrogenase has protein sequence MKVYKIAVMPGDGTGPEVTAEAVKVLKTAATKFGFKMDLTEFDFGGERYKRTGETLPDSAVEELRKFDAILLGAIGHPDIAPGILEKGILLKARFELDQYINLRPVRLYPGVETPLKDKGPNEIDYVVVRENSGDAYTGTGGFTMKGTPHEVAVQTAVYSRFQVDRCLRYAFEYARKYGKKARGKGPENTLALCGKTNVLTYIYDLWERAFHEIGKAEYPDIRRDYYHVDATCMWMVKNPEWFDVIVTGNMFGDIITDLGAITQGGMGIAAGGNINPEGVSMFEPIGGSAPKYTGKGVINPLAAICSAQMMLATLGEEKAADAIEKAVMYVTANKLKSLAAGRMGFSTSEVGDLVAEKVAQ, from the coding sequence TTGAAGGTGTACAAGATCGCAGTGATGCCCGGTGACGGGACGGGGCCGGAAGTGACGGCCGAGGCCGTGAAAGTGCTGAAGACCGCCGCGACGAAGTTCGGTTTCAAGATGGACCTGACGGAGTTCGACTTCGGCGGCGAGCGATACAAACGAACGGGCGAGACGCTGCCCGACAGCGCCGTCGAGGAGCTGCGCAAGTTCGATGCGATTCTGCTGGGCGCCATCGGCCACCCGGACATCGCGCCGGGGATCCTCGAGAAAGGCATTCTGCTCAAGGCCCGGTTCGAGTTGGATCAGTACATCAACCTTCGTCCGGTCCGGCTCTATCCCGGCGTGGAGACCCCGCTGAAGGACAAGGGGCCCAACGAGATCGATTACGTGGTCGTCCGCGAAAACTCGGGCGACGCCTACACCGGCACCGGCGGCTTCACCATGAAGGGCACGCCGCATGAGGTCGCGGTGCAGACGGCTGTGTACAGCCGGTTCCAGGTGGATCGCTGCCTGCGGTACGCCTTCGAATACGCCCGCAAGTACGGCAAGAAGGCCCGGGGCAAGGGCCCGGAGAACACGCTGGCCCTCTGCGGCAAGACCAACGTCCTGACGTACATCTACGACCTGTGGGAGCGGGCCTTCCATGAGATCGGCAAGGCCGAATACCCCGACATTCGTCGCGACTATTACCACGTCGATGCGACGTGCATGTGGATGGTGAAGAACCCCGAGTGGTTCGACGTGATCGTCACGGGCAACATGTTCGGCGACATCATCACCGATCTCGGCGCCATCACGCAGGGCGGCATGGGCATCGCCGCCGGCGGCAATATCAACCCCGAGGGCGTCAGCATGTTCGAGCCCATCGGCGGCAGCGCCCCGAAGTATACGGGCAAAGGCGTCATCAATCCGCTGGCCGCCATCTGCTCGGCCCAGATGATGCTCGCGACGCTGGGCGAAGAGAAGGCCGCCGACGCCATCGAGAAGGCCGTCATGTACGTGACCGCCAACAAGCTCAAGAGCCTGGCAGCCGGACGCATGGGCTTCTCCACCAGCGAAGTCGGCGACCTCGTGGCCGAGAAGGTCGCCCAGTAA
- a CDS encoding sulfatase: MNRRHFLKRLGAAALLGAGVSVSRSVSGVREAKGPNFVFFLVDDLGWMDLGCFGSRFYETPNVDRLAAQGMRFTNAYAACPVCSPTRASIMTGKYPARLRTTDYFGAPQPDTVQRHWTRDKPLLPARYRDRVPLEEVTLAEAFKQHGYATFFAGKWHLGPEGFWPEDQGFDFNKGGHDRGGPYGGKRYFSPYGNPRLSDGPDGEHLPDRLATETCEFIEEHRDGPFLAYLSFYSVHTPLMAREDLKAKYEAKARTIEHDGPAWGKEGDREVRLVQDHAVYAGMVEAMDQAVGKVLDALDRLDLTRETIVFFMSDNGGLSTSEGHPTSNLPLRAGKGWLYEGGIREPMIVRWPGRVQAGSVCDEPVTSTDFYPTMLEMAGLPAKPEQHLDGRSMVPLLRQQGPQKARALYWHYPHYGNQGGTPGGAIRLGDYKLIEFYEDSRVELYNLRDDLGEEKDLSAAMPEKAAQLRQMLHQWRSDVGAAMPTANPNHEI; encoded by the coding sequence ATGAATCGGCGACACTTTCTCAAGAGACTGGGGGCGGCCGCCCTTCTGGGGGCTGGCGTAAGCGTCTCGCGCTCGGTTAGCGGAGTTCGCGAGGCGAAAGGGCCGAACTTCGTTTTCTTTCTCGTCGATGATCTGGGCTGGATGGACCTGGGCTGCTTTGGCAGCAGGTTCTACGAGACGCCGAATGTGGACAGGCTGGCAGCGCAGGGGATGCGGTTTACGAACGCTTACGCGGCTTGTCCGGTGTGCTCGCCGACGCGGGCCAGCATCATGACGGGCAAGTATCCCGCTCGACTGCGAACGACGGATTACTTCGGCGCGCCGCAACCCGATACCGTGCAGAGGCATTGGACGCGGGACAAGCCACTGCTGCCGGCGCGGTATCGCGACCGGGTGCCGCTGGAGGAGGTGACGCTGGCGGAGGCGTTCAAGCAGCATGGGTATGCGACGTTCTTTGCGGGCAAGTGGCACCTGGGGCCCGAGGGGTTCTGGCCCGAGGACCAGGGCTTTGACTTCAACAAAGGCGGCCACGACCGAGGCGGGCCCTACGGCGGCAAGCGATACTTCTCACCCTATGGCAACCCGCGACTGTCCGATGGCCCCGACGGCGAACATCTGCCCGACCGGCTGGCGACCGAAACCTGCGAGTTCATCGAAGAGCATCGGGACGGACCCTTCCTGGCCTATCTGTCGTTCTACTCGGTCCACACGCCGCTGATGGCGCGGGAGGACCTCAAGGCCAAGTACGAAGCCAAGGCAAGAACCATCGAGCATGATGGCCCGGCCTGGGGCAAAGAAGGCGACCGCGAGGTCCGCCTCGTGCAGGACCACGCCGTCTACGCGGGCATGGTCGAGGCGATGGACCAGGCCGTGGGCAAGGTGCTCGACGCGCTCGACCGCCTGGACCTGACGCGGGAAACGATCGTGTTCTTCATGTCGGACAACGGCGGGCTCTCGACGTCCGAGGGCCATCCGACGTCGAATCTGCCGCTGCGGGCGGGCAAGGGATGGCTGTACGAGGGCGGCATTCGCGAGCCGATGATCGTCCGCTGGCCCGGCCGCGTTCAGGCCGGCAGCGTGTGCGACGAGCCAGTGACCAGTACGGACTTCTACCCGACGATGCTGGAGATGGCGGGGTTGCCCGCCAAGCCTGAGCAGCACCTGGACGGGCGAAGCATGGTCCCGCTGCTGCGGCAGCAGGGCCCGCAGAAGGCCCGCGCGCTGTACTGGCACTATCCCCACTACGGCAACCAGGGCGGCACGCCGGGCGGAGCAATCCGGCTGGGCGACTATAAGTTGATCGAATTCTATGAGGACAGCCGCGTGGAACTGTATAATCTGCGCGACGATCTCGGCGAAGAGAAGGACCTGTCCGCTGCCATGCCCGAAAAGGCGGCCCAGCTTCGCCAAATGCTGCACCAGTGGCGCAGCGACGTCGGGGCGGCTATGCCCACGGCGAACCCGAATCACGAGATATAG
- a CDS encoding 3-isopropylmalate dehydratase small subunit yields MAKAHVYKRDHVNTDEIIPARYLNTDAEAELATHCLEDLDMDFVKKVRPGDVVVAGDDFGCGSSREHAVWAIRGAKVQTVIARSFARIFYRNAIDCGFYLIESAEAVEKIGDGDEVEIDYDAGVIHDKTNGEKITFQPLPDFALEIIAAGGLLDKIAAELKSENR; encoded by the coding sequence ATGGCAAAGGCACATGTGTACAAGCGGGATCATGTCAATACGGACGAGATCATTCCGGCGCGGTACCTGAACACGGATGCCGAGGCCGAGTTGGCGACGCACTGCCTGGAGGACCTGGACATGGACTTCGTCAAGAAGGTCCGGCCGGGCGACGTGGTGGTGGCCGGCGACGATTTCGGTTGCGGATCGAGCCGCGAGCATGCGGTCTGGGCGATTCGCGGCGCGAAGGTCCAGACCGTGATCGCGCGATCGTTTGCGCGGATCTTCTACCGCAATGCGATCGACTGCGGGTTCTATCTGATCGAGTCCGCCGAGGCGGTCGAGAAGATCGGCGACGGCGACGAGGTCGAGATCGACTACGATGCCGGCGTGATCCACGACAAAACCAACGGTGAGAAGATCACGTTCCAACCGCTGCCCGACTTCGCGCTGGAGATCATCGCCGCCGGCGGCCTGCTGGACAAGATCGCGGCCGAGTTGAAGAGCGAGAACCGATAG
- a CDS encoding four helix bundle protein: MTEARNSKQYDLEDRTLAFARAVREFVKSLKPTTANIEDGKQLVRASGSVGANYIEANESLGKKDFLMRIRICKEESKESRYWLRLVDACGEKKLEIPRQELIQEATELMNIFGSILRKSE; encoded by the coding sequence ATGACCGAAGCTCGAAATTCGAAACAGTACGACCTGGAAGACCGGACGCTCGCCTTTGCCCGCGCCGTTCGGGAATTCGTCAAGAGCCTGAAGCCAACGACCGCCAACATTGAGGACGGCAAGCAGCTTGTCAGGGCGTCAGGTTCCGTCGGGGCCAACTACATTGAGGCCAACGAGTCTCTGGGCAAGAAGGATTTCCTGATGCGAATCAGGATCTGCAAGGAGGAATCCAAGGAAAGCCGGTATTGGCTTCGGCTTGTCGACGCCTGCGGTGAGAAGAAGCTGGAAATCCCCAGACAGGAACTCATTCAAGAGGCCACAGAGTTGATGAACATTTTCGGCTCAATTCTTCGCAAGAGCGAATAG
- a CDS encoding 3-isopropylmalate dehydratase large subunit, which yields MAMTITEKIFARASGQAKVTPGQLVDANIDVVMCHDVTTPPAISMLAERGIDRVFDPEKIVVTPDHFQPPKDVKSAELHKRLDDWAKRHKIKYYYKLGRAGVCHALLPEQGHIRPGEVIVGGDSHTCTYGALAAFSTGIGSTDLAASIATGKLWFRVPASMKFVLNGSLPHGVYSKDVMLTVIARIGTDGALYRAMEFVGPALAEMSMEARMTITNMGIEAGAKNAIIGFDEVTREYLDGRLKDTSEYTVFESDDDATYTVVEEFDCSKIEPTVALPHLPSGGVAIGDCAGMEMDQAYIGSCTNGRIEDYRIAAGILKGKEVAIRTLIVPATPEVWKQAKDEGLFDVFYDAGCVISAPTCGACLGGFMGVLAAGEKCISTTNRNFVGRMGSPKSEVYLASPATVAASAVEGRLADPRKYL from the coding sequence ATGGCAATGACGATAACGGAGAAGATCTTCGCGCGAGCCAGTGGGCAGGCGAAGGTGACGCCGGGACAACTGGTGGATGCCAATATCGACGTGGTGATGTGTCACGATGTGACGACGCCGCCGGCGATCTCGATGCTGGCCGAGCGCGGCATCGACCGGGTGTTCGATCCGGAGAAGATCGTGGTGACGCCGGACCACTTTCAGCCGCCCAAGGACGTCAAGAGCGCCGAACTGCACAAGCGCCTCGATGACTGGGCCAAGCGCCACAAGATCAAGTACTACTACAAGCTGGGCCGGGCCGGCGTCTGCCACGCCCTGCTGCCCGAGCAGGGACACATCCGCCCGGGCGAGGTGATCGTGGGCGGCGATTCGCACACGTGCACCTACGGCGCCCTGGCGGCCTTCAGCACGGGGATCGGCTCGACCGACCTGGCGGCCTCGATCGCAACGGGCAAGCTCTGGTTCCGCGTGCCGGCGTCGATGAAGTTCGTCCTGAACGGCTCGCTTCCGCACGGCGTCTACAGCAAAGACGTGATGCTGACCGTGATCGCGCGGATCGGCACCGACGGGGCGCTCTACAGGGCGATGGAGTTCGTCGGTCCGGCGCTGGCCGAGATGTCGATGGAAGCCCGCATGACGATCACCAACATGGGGATCGAGGCCGGTGCGAAGAACGCGATCATCGGGTTCGACGAGGTCACGAGGGAATATCTCGACGGACGGTTGAAGGACACCAGCGAATACACCGTCTTCGAATCCGACGACGATGCAACATACACGGTGGTCGAGGAATTCGACTGCTCGAAGATCGAGCCGACGGTGGCCCTGCCGCACCTACCCAGCGGCGGGGTTGCCATCGGCGACTGCGCCGGCATGGAGATGGACCAGGCCTACATCGGCAGTTGCACGAACGGTCGGATCGAGGACTACCGCATCGCCGCCGGCATCCTCAAGGGCAAAGAGGTGGCGATCCGAACGCTGATCGTGCCGGCCACGCCCGAGGTGTGGAAGCAGGCGAAGGACGAAGGGCTGTTCGACGTGTTCTACGACGCCGGCTGCGTGATCTCGGCGCCGACCTGCGGGGCGTGCCTGGGCGGATTCATGGGTGTCCTGGCCGCCGGGGAAAAATGCATCAGCACGACGAACCGCAACTTCGTCGGCCGGATGGGCAGCCCCAAGAGCGAGGTCTACCTCGCCAGCCCCGCCACCGTCGCCGCCAGCGCCGTCGAAGGCCGGCTCGCCGACCCAAGGAAATACCTGTAG
- a CDS encoding 2-isopropylmalate synthase, whose product MPDDKVFIFDTTLRDGEQSPGASLSIPQKLEIAQQLATLGVDIIEAGFPVSSPAQFEATRLVAEQVQGPVITGLARAKDVDIEAAGKALAPAANKRIHTFIATSPIHMKHKLNKPPAEVVKMAVAAVQCARQFVDDVEFSPEDAGRSEVPFLIEILAAVIEAGATTLNIPDTVGYMLPYEYGQLIATLKRDVPGIDRCVISTHCHNDLGVAVANSLAGVQNGARQVECAVNGLGERAGNAALEEIVMAIHTRANFFTDGGSGGLTMNINTKEIYRTSQLVSQLTGFVIQPNKAIVGANAFAHESGIHVDGILKERSTYEIMTPETIGLGGSRMVLGRHTGRHGFADRCRQLGYKLKDAELEQAYARFLEIADKKKEVFDEDVAAIINDEVRVVSQVYELKYLHVASGTGTLPTASVRIRIAGQERQAAACGDGPVDAAYEAIREATGLSPKLENYSIRAVTGGKEAMGEATVRIIDAGRTFIGRGASTDIIEASAKAYVDAINRMTAAQETNGPGPKAEL is encoded by the coding sequence ATGCCTGACGACAAAGTCTTCATTTTCGACACGACCTTGCGCGACGGCGAGCAGTCGCCCGGCGCCTCGCTCTCGATCCCCCAGAAGCTGGAGATCGCCCAGCAACTGGCGACCCTGGGGGTCGATATCATCGAAGCGGGCTTCCCGGTCTCGTCGCCGGCCCAGTTCGAGGCGACGCGCCTCGTGGCCGAACAGGTTCAAGGCCCTGTCATTACAGGACTTGCGCGAGCAAAAGACGTGGACATCGAGGCGGCGGGCAAGGCCCTGGCCCCGGCGGCAAACAAGCGGATCCACACGTTCATCGCGACCTCGCCGATCCACATGAAGCACAAGCTCAACAAGCCGCCGGCTGAGGTGGTGAAGATGGCGGTCGCCGCCGTCCAATGTGCCCGGCAGTTCGTGGACGACGTGGAGTTCTCGCCCGAGGACGCCGGCCGCAGCGAGGTCCCGTTCCTCATCGAGATCCTCGCGGCCGTGATCGAGGCCGGGGCGACCACCTTGAACATCCCGGACACGGTGGGCTACATGCTGCCCTACGAGTACGGCCAGCTCATCGCCACACTCAAACGCGATGTCCCCGGCATCGACAGGTGCGTCATCAGTACGCATTGTCACAACGATCTCGGCGTGGCCGTCGCCAATTCGCTGGCCGGCGTCCAGAACGGGGCCCGCCAGGTCGAATGCGCCGTCAACGGGCTCGGTGAACGGGCCGGCAACGCCGCGCTGGAGGAGATCGTCATGGCGATCCACACGCGGGCCAACTTCTTCACGGACGGCGGCTCGGGCGGGTTGACGATGAATATCAATACGAAAGAGATCTACCGCACCAGCCAGTTGGTCTCGCAACTGACCGGTTTCGTGATCCAGCCCAACAAGGCGATCGTCGGCGCCAACGCCTTCGCGCACGAGTCGGGCATCCACGTCGACGGGATCCTCAAGGAGCGCAGCACGTACGAGATCATGACGCCCGAGACGATCGGCCTGGGCGGTTCGCGCATGGTGCTCGGCCGTCACACGGGCCGCCACGGATTCGCCGACCGCTGCCGGCAACTCGGATACAAGCTCAAGGACGCGGAACTCGAACAGGCCTACGCCCGGTTCCTCGAGATCGCCGACAAGAAGAAAGAGGTCTTCGATGAGGACGTCGCCGCGATCATCAACGACGAAGTCCGTGTCGTCTCGCAGGTGTACGAACTGAAGTACCTTCACGTTGCGTCGGGAACAGGGACCCTGCCGACAGCCAGCGTGCGTATCCGCATCGCGGGCCAGGAGCGTCAGGCGGCCGCCTGCGGCGATGGACCGGTCGATGCGGCGTACGAGGCGATCCGCGAGGCGACGGGCCTGTCGCCCAAGCTGGAGAATTATTCGATCCGCGCCGTCACCGGCGGCAAGGAAGCGATGGGCGAAGCCACGGTGCGCATCATCGACGCCGGACGAACGTTCATCGGCCGCGGCGCCTCGACCGACATCATCGAGGCCAGCGCCAAAGCCTACGTCGACGCCATCAACCGGATGACCGCCGCCCAGGAAACCAACGGTCCGGGGCCGAAAGCAGAACTGTAG
- a CDS encoding type II secretion system protein, which translates to MRRQRAFTLIELLVVVAIIALLMGILMPSLKKARDQAKGVVCVAHIKGLGVALHMYLDDYDRKTHTAPNQGLWDNAWEGAAVITDYGPNDPYAYWGIAYAPYAKNKKIFRCPSTIRNDDWPENGWGVLYQKYFAHCSYGLNSYVADKKIDREFKKHDEVIVFQDHIEQKLDSVNSDMFCIGPSVSINLTQWRPGSSLVSTYWQGHDTIRECFRHSKASNTCWLDGHVSAIKESTGEDVPTYWYDGKRTETRM; encoded by the coding sequence ATGAGAAGGCAGAGGGCGTTTACACTGATCGAGCTGCTCGTGGTCGTCGCGATCATTGCGCTTCTGATGGGGATTCTGATGCCGTCTCTGAAGAAGGCGCGGGATCAGGCCAAAGGTGTCGTCTGCGTGGCACACATAAAAGGTCTCGGTGTGGCGCTACACATGTACCTGGACGACTACGACAGGAAGACCCATACCGCGCCGAACCAGGGACTGTGGGACAATGCCTGGGAAGGAGCGGCCGTCATTACCGACTACGGGCCGAACGATCCCTATGCGTACTGGGGCATTGCCTACGCACCCTACGCCAAGAACAAGAAGATCTTCCGGTGTCCCAGCACGATACGCAACGACGACTGGCCGGAAAACGGCTGGGGCGTACTGTACCAGAAGTACTTCGCACACTGTTCCTATGGTCTCAACAGCTACGTCGCGGACAAGAAGATCGACCGGGAGTTCAAGAAGCATGACGAGGTCATCGTTTTCCAGGACCACATCGAGCAGAAGCTGGACAGCGTGAATTCCGATATGTTCTGCATCGGACCGAGCGTCAGCATCAATCTGACGCAGTGGCGTCCGGGCAGCTCCCTGGTCAGCACGTATTGGCAGGGCCATGACACCATCAGGGAGTGTTTCCGTCATTCGAAGGCTTCCAACACGTGCTGGCTGGACGGCCACGTCAGCGCGATCAAGGAATCGACGGGGGAAGATGTCCCGACCTACTGGTACGATGGCAAGCGCACGGAAACGAGGATGTAA
- a CDS encoding metallophosphoesterase, whose product MSRTYRCVVVWALLLVVTAGAQVSHWQFGKTHCTDGVVADRIGDAHGRLEGRARFFADAIGEYLELDGASGVVHLGRYPDGPRLPVERISVEALARFRQFGDYAGVIGAFQDNGDYERGWVLGARRGRPFFAVASEGAKSLTYLQTAKSVEAGKWYHLVGTYDGKVHRLFVNGQLANESTVQQGKILYPSHAWYTIGAYRDDNEFDGMVGSLRMVAVYDEALGADRVRSRFEEVRASTELPAEVAAPSIISVGPYLQYATKTGITILWETSQKATSVVEFGEQTPLTNSVSAAGDRDLHEVRLENLKPQTNYFYRVVSVGPDGAESISDLYTFQTAVEDGAAFAFAGVSDTQNNPPVWGRISQLVFRERPNFVIHAGDIVGTGSRRHEWTDEFLKPAHELMSRVPIFAIPGNHDQDDANYYRYISNPAPEYRYTFIYGNAQFFLIDTNRSVAPDSEQYEWLEQELARSTATWKFTVHHHPPYTSDENDYGDTWKGRSSPRGDLRLRPLIGLYERANVDICFFGHIHDYERTWPLRNDKVDPHDGVIYLQIGGAGGGLENYAPTRSWFTAKVHRDHHFVLVNIFDKTLQLQAIDQNGVLFDQITLQK is encoded by the coding sequence ATGAGCAGGACGTACCGTTGTGTTGTCGTTTGGGCCCTTCTTCTTGTGGTGACCGCCGGCGCACAGGTGAGCCACTGGCAATTCGGCAAGACGCATTGCACTGACGGTGTCGTCGCCGATCGGATCGGCGACGCTCACGGGCGGCTCGAAGGCCGGGCCCGCTTCTTCGCCGACGCAATCGGCGAATACCTCGAACTGGACGGCGCTTCCGGCGTCGTTCATCTGGGGCGCTATCCTGACGGTCCCCGCCTGCCCGTCGAGCGGATCAGCGTCGAGGCGCTCGCCCGCTTTCGTCAGTTCGGCGACTACGCCGGTGTGATCGGTGCGTTTCAGGACAACGGCGACTACGAGCGGGGCTGGGTGCTGGGCGCTCGGCGCGGGCGGCCCTTCTTCGCGGTGGCCAGCGAAGGCGCCAAGTCGCTGACCTATCTCCAGACGGCCAAGTCGGTCGAGGCCGGCAAGTGGTACCATCTCGTCGGAACGTACGACGGCAAGGTCCACAGGCTCTTCGTCAACGGCCAACTGGCGAACGAATCGACCGTCCAGCAGGGAAAGATCCTCTACCCCTCGCACGCCTGGTACACAATCGGGGCGTACCGCGACGACAACGAGTTCGACGGGATGGTCGGCAGCTTGCGGATGGTCGCGGTCTACGATGAAGCCCTGGGGGCGGACCGGGTCAGGTCGCGATTCGAGGAGGTAAGGGCCTCGACCGAACTGCCCGCCGAGGTCGCGGCGCCGTCGATCATCAGCGTGGGGCCCTATCTGCAATACGCGACGAAAACCGGCATCACGATCCTGTGGGAGACGTCGCAGAAGGCCACGTCGGTGGTGGAGTTCGGCGAGCAGACGCCGCTGACGAATTCGGTCTCCGCTGCCGGCGATCGCGATCTGCATGAGGTGCGGCTGGAGAACCTCAAGCCGCAGACCAACTACTTCTATCGCGTCGTCTCCGTCGGGCCCGACGGCGCCGAATCGATCAGCGACCTCTATACCTTCCAGACGGCCGTGGAGGATGGGGCGGCCTTCGCCTTCGCCGGCGTCAGCGACACGCAGAACAACCCGCCCGTCTGGGGCCGAATCTCGCAGTTGGTCTTCAGGGAGCGTCCCAACTTCGTGATCCACGCCGGCGACATCGTGGGCACCGGATCGAGAAGGCACGAGTGGACGGACGAATTCCTCAAGCCGGCGCACGAGCTGATGAGCCGCGTGCCGATCTTCGCCATCCCCGGCAATCACGACCAGGACGACGCGAATTACTACCGCTACATCAGCAATCCGGCCCCCGAGTACCGCTATACCTTCATCTACGGCAACGCCCAGTTCTTCCTGATCGACACCAATCGCAGTGTGGCTCCCGACAGCGAGCAATACGAGTGGCTCGAACAGGAGCTTGCCCGAAGCACCGCGACGTGGAAGTTCACCGTGCACCACCATCCGCCGTACACCTCCGACGAAAACGACTACGGGGATACCTGGAAAGGCCGGTCGTCTCCACGAGGCGATCTGCGGTTGCGGCCTCTGATCGGCTTATACGAACGGGCCAACGTGGATATCTGCTTCTTCGGGCATATCCACGACTACGAGCGGACCTGGCCCCTGCGAAACGACAAGGTCGATCCGCATGACGGCGTGATCTACCTCCAGATCGGCGGCGCCGGAGGCGGGCTCGAAAACTACGCGCCGACGCGCTCGTGGTTCACGGCCAAGGTCCATCGCGACCACCATTTCGTGCTGGTCAACATCTTCGACAAGACGCTCCAGCTTCAGGCCATCGACCAGAACGGCGTCCTGTTCGATCAGATCACACTGCAGAAGTGA
- a CDS encoding type II toxin-antitoxin system HicB family antitoxin has translation MKRLPEIDRYTYRVTWSEEDAQCVGLCAELPSLSWLASTPEKALRGIRRVVADVVADMKASGETVPEPLSRRRYSGKFMVRVPPEVHRRLALEAAEEDVSLNRLASAKLSS, from the coding sequence ATGAAGAGACTGCCAGAGATTGACCGCTATACATACCGCGTGACCTGGTCCGAGGAGGACGCCCAATGCGTGGGGCTGTGCGCGGAGCTTCCCAGCCTCAGTTGGCTGGCGTCCACGCCGGAAAAGGCCCTGCGAGGGATCCGCAGGGTGGTGGCCGACGTCGTCGCCGACATGAAGGCCAGCGGAGAGACCGTGCCCGAACCGCTGAGCCGCCGGCGATACAGCGGTAAGTTCATGGTCCGTGTCCCGCCGGAAGTCCATCGACGCCTCGCCCTCGAAGCCGCCGAGGAAGACGTCAGCCTCAACCGCCTCGCCAGCGCCAAACTCTCGTCCTGA
- a CDS encoding toxin HicA → MASIDDVLDQMRTNPKGVRFANLCRVCDHYFGAARQGGTSHRIYRMPWCGDPRVNIQNNKGMAKAYQVRQVLKAIERLQHEETARD, encoded by the coding sequence ATGGCAAGCATTGATGATGTCTTGGATCAGATGCGAACCAACCCCAAAGGGGTGCGCTTCGCCAATCTCTGTCGCGTGTGCGATCACTACTTCGGGGCCGCGCGACAGGGCGGCACCAGCCATCGCATCTACCGGATGCCCTGGTGCGGCGATCCTCGGGTGAACATACAGAACAACAAGGGAATGGCCAAGGCGTATCAGGTCCGACAGGTGCTCAAGGCCATCGAAAGGTTACAGCATGAAGAGACTGCCAGAGATTGA